In Lachnoclostridium edouardi, the following proteins share a genomic window:
- a CDS encoding tripartite tricarboxylate transporter TctB family protein codes for MSMKSIQTKFFIPIATALVGIVFLFLGVTELGFWDSVNGPGPGFFPSLVSVVIILTSILAFFQSLKDGETGAPYKKEELLVVAAGACIIAGSFIIGLLPSCFAFVILWLKVHEKAPWKATLIVTAIVAFIAVGVFAVWLGVAFPMGIFENF; via the coding sequence ATGAGTATGAAAAGCATTCAGACAAAATTCTTTATACCAATAGCAACAGCGCTTGTTGGTATTGTATTCCTGTTTCTGGGCGTTACAGAGTTAGGGTTTTGGGATTCAGTAAATGGTCCTGGCCCAGGCTTTTTCCCTAGTTTAGTATCAGTGGTAATTATTCTTACCAGCATTCTGGCATTCTTTCAGTCCTTAAAGGATGGAGAGACAGGAGCTCCTTACAAAAAGGAAGAGTTATTAGTAGTTGCAGCAGGAGCCTGTATTATTGCAGGAAGCTTTATTATTGGACTTCTTCCAAGCTGCTTTGCATTTGTTATTTTGTGGCTGAAGGTCCATGAGAAGGCGCCTTGGAAAGCAACATTAATTGTTACTGCCATTGTAGCATTTATCGCTGTAGGCGTGTTTGCAGTTTGGCTGGGCGTTGCATTCCCTATGGGAATTTTCGAGAACTTTTAA